Proteins encoded by one window of Manduca sexta isolate Smith_Timp_Sample1 chromosome 12, JHU_Msex_v1.0, whole genome shotgun sequence:
- the LOC115441528 gene encoding inositol monophosphatase 1 has product MFYIGHRYYRILSFRQKSIICSSKTSLALFRYYSFTMSDKLDEYFEVAVSLVKTCGNLIIEHINGCKVFEVKSCDIDFVTEIDKKVEETLIGGLSKNFPTHKFIGEESVASGAKCELTDDPTWIIDPVDGTMNFVHGFPHSCISVGLTINKESVLGIIYNPILQQLFTAKKGQGAFLNGRQISVSQVKELHNALVTFEAGTSRDEEKSHVVFENFKRIISKGHGVRSLGSAALNMAMVAQGGADANFEFGIHAWDTAAGDILVREAGGVVIDPAGGPFDILARRVLCASTPELAQEIANTIAQYYPERD; this is encoded by the coding sequence ATGTTTTATATCGGCCATCGGTATTATCGTATTCTATCATTTagacaaaaaagtattatttgctCTAGTAAGACGTCACTTGCGTTATTCCgttattattcatttacaatGAGCGATAAACTTGACGAATACTTCGAGGTTGCGGTCTCATTAGTTAAAACCTGTGGAAACCTTATAATAGAGCATATAAATGGCTGCAAAGTTTTTGAAGTTAAGTCTTGTGACATCGATTTTGTGACGGAAATAGACAAGAAGGTTGAAGAAACACTGATTGGAGGCCTCTCTAAGAATTTCCCAACTCACAAATTTATTGGAGAAGAATCCGTAGCAAGTGGCGCTAAGTGCGAACTAACAGATGACCCGACATGGATTATAGACCCAGTTGACGGCACAATGAATTTTGTTCATGGCTTTCCTCATAGTTGTATTTCTGTTGGCCTTACTATTAACAAAGAGTCCGTTCTTGGAATCATCTATAATCCTATCCTACAGCAATTGTTTACAGCAAAGAAAGGTCAAGGGGCATTCTTAAACGGCAGACAAATCAGTGTGTCTCAGGTTAAAGAGCTCCATAATGCTTTAGTAACATTTGAAGCAGGCACCAGCCGTGATGAAGAGAAGAGTCATGTAGTGTTTGAGAATTTTAAAAGAATCATAAGCAAAGGTCATGGTGTCAGATCATTGGGCTCTGCTGCATTGAATATGGCAATGGTAGCACAGGGAGGAGCAGAtgctaattttgaatttggaatccaTGCATGGGATACTGCTGCTGGGGATATTCTTGTTAGAGAAGCTGGTGGAGTTGTTATTGATCCTGCTGGTGGACCCTTTGACATACTGGCACGAAGAGTTCTCTGCGCATCTACACCTGAACTGGCACAGGAGATTGCAAATACTATAGCACAGTATTATCCTGAGAGGGATTAA